Proteins encoded by one window of Halobaculum halobium:
- the thrS gene encoding threonine--tRNA ligase, translated as MSDIIVTLPDGSELSVSEGASVEDVAYEIGPGLGSDTVAGVVDGELVDKAAPVHDGARIEIVTDQSEEYLQVLRHSTAHVFAQALQRVHPEAKLAIGPPTEEGFYYDVAGVDIDEDDFPAIEAEMADIVESDYGIRRLEVSREDALDEYGDNEYKTEILNEEAAGEDPVSVYEQNDWRDLCKGPHVESTGQIGAFELLSISSVYWRGDEENDQLTRVYGTAFESESDLEEFLNMREAAKERDHRKIAREMDLFSIPTVTGPGLPLYHPPGKTVLSELEGYVNDLNDDAGYGEVETPHVFRTELWEQSGHYENYQDDMFLFDVNEEEYGLKPMNCPGHATIFDQGSWSYRDLPVRYAEHGKVYRKEQRGELSGLSRTWAFTIDDGHLFVRPDQIEAEVRQVMDGIEQVLETFNLDVSVDLATRPEKSVGGDEVWEQAESQLESVLESSSLEWGIEPGDGAFYGPKIDFSFEDALGRSWDGPTVQLDFNMPERFDLTYTGEDNQEHRPVMIHRALYGSYERFFMVLIEHFGGDFPFWLAPEQVRILPISDDNLGYAHRVKNQLSEFRVEVEDRDMTIGRKIRAAHDDRVPYMVVVGGDEESAETISVRDRFENERNDIDPSAFVEHLRGEVAEKTVEPDFVTDHGE; from the coding sequence GGCTCGGAGCTGTCCGTCTCAGAGGGTGCATCCGTCGAGGACGTGGCGTACGAGATCGGGCCAGGACTCGGGAGCGACACCGTCGCCGGCGTCGTCGACGGCGAGCTCGTCGACAAGGCCGCGCCCGTCCACGACGGCGCGCGGATCGAGATCGTGACCGACCAGAGCGAGGAGTACCTGCAGGTGCTTCGCCACTCGACGGCGCACGTGTTCGCGCAGGCGCTCCAGCGCGTGCACCCCGAAGCGAAGCTCGCAATCGGCCCGCCGACCGAGGAGGGATTCTACTACGACGTCGCCGGCGTCGACATCGACGAGGACGACTTCCCGGCGATCGAAGCCGAGATGGCCGACATCGTTGAGTCGGACTACGGGATCCGTCGCCTGGAGGTGTCCCGCGAGGACGCGTTGGACGAGTACGGGGATAACGAGTACAAGACGGAGATCCTGAACGAGGAGGCCGCAGGCGAGGACCCCGTCTCGGTGTACGAGCAAAACGACTGGCGAGACCTCTGTAAGGGACCGCACGTCGAGTCGACCGGGCAGATCGGCGCCTTCGAGCTGTTGAGCATCTCCTCGGTGTACTGGCGCGGCGACGAGGAGAACGACCAGCTGACCCGCGTGTACGGAACGGCCTTCGAATCGGAGTCGGATCTGGAGGAGTTCCTGAACATGCGCGAGGCGGCCAAAGAGCGCGATCACCGCAAGATCGCCCGCGAGATGGACCTGTTCTCCATCCCGACGGTCACCGGCCCGGGCCTGCCGCTGTATCACCCGCCGGGTAAGACGGTCCTCTCGGAGCTGGAGGGGTACGTCAACGACCTCAACGACGACGCGGGCTACGGCGAGGTCGAGACGCCGCACGTGTTCCGGACGGAGCTGTGGGAGCAGTCGGGCCACTACGAGAACTACCAGGACGACATGTTCCTCTTCGACGTGAACGAGGAGGAATACGGCCTGAAGCCCATGAACTGTCCCGGGCACGCCACCATCTTCGACCAGGGCTCGTGGTCCTACCGCGACCTCCCGGTGCGCTACGCCGAGCACGGGAAGGTGTACCGCAAGGAGCAGCGCGGCGAGCTGTCGGGCCTCTCGCGGACGTGGGCGTTCACCATCGACGACGGCCACCTGTTCGTCCGGCCCGACCAGATCGAAGCCGAGGTCCGACAGGTGATGGACGGGATCGAGCAGGTGTTGGAGACGTTCAACCTGGACGTGTCCGTCGATCTGGCGACGCGCCCCGAGAAGTCCGTCGGCGGCGACGAGGTGTGGGAACAGGCCGAGTCCCAACTGGAGTCGGTACTCGAATCCTCCTCGCTGGAGTGGGGGATCGAGCCGGGCGACGGCGCCTTCTACGGCCCGAAGATCGACTTCTCGTTCGAGGATGCGCTCGGCCGGTCGTGGGACGGCCCGACGGTGCAGTTGGACTTCAACATGCCCGAGCGGTTCGACCTGACGTACACGGGCGAGGACAACCAAGAACACCGCCCCGTGATGATCCACCGCGCGCTGTACGGGAGCTACGAGCGCTTCTTCATGGTGCTCATCGAGCACTTCGGCGGCGACTTCCCGTTCTGGCTGGCGCCCGAACAGGTTCGGATCCTCCCCATCTCCGACGACAACCTCGGGTACGCCCACCGCGTGAAGAACCAGCTCTCCGAGTTCCGCGTCGAAGTCGAGGACCGCGACATGACCATCGGCCGGAAGATCCGCGCGGCCCACGACGACCGCGTGCCGTACATGGTCGTCGTCGGCGGCGACGAAGAATCGGCGGAGACCATCTCGGTTCGCGACCGCTTCGAGAACGAGCGCAACGACATCGACCCGAGCGCGTTCGTCGAGCACCTCCGGGGGGAGGTCGCCGAAAAGACCGTCGAGCCCGACTTCGTCACCGACCACGGGGAGTAA
- a CDS encoding rubrerythrin-like domain-containing protein, translating into MVGRSFVCRECGTSVSVLSYRATCPDCSGKLEQTTHAEP; encoded by the coding sequence ATGGTTGGACGGTCATTCGTCTGTCGCGAGTGCGGAACGAGCGTCAGCGTTCTCTCCTACCGAGCGACGTGCCCGGACTGTTCGGGCAAGCTCGAACAGACCACACACGCGGAGCCGTAA
- a CDS encoding cold-shock protein, protein MAKGTVAFFNDTGGYGFIETEDADDDVFFHMEDVGGPDLEEDQEVEFDIEEAEKGPRATNLQRL, encoded by the coding sequence ATGGCGAAAGGTACGGTCGCATTCTTCAACGACACTGGCGGGTACGGATTCATCGAAACCGAGGACGCGGACGACGACGTCTTCTTCCACATGGAGGACGTCGGCGGCCCGGACCTCGAGGAAGATCAGGAGGTCGAGTTCGACATCGAGGAGGCCGAGAAGGGCCCACGAGCCACAAACCTCCAGCGCCTGTAG
- a CDS encoding thiolase C-terminal domain-containing protein translates to MSDAYIVGAGQSSFGSFPEATYRTLFREAYEAARPADLDATDVDEAFVGTLGVGGRQLGLAGPAVTEHVGLHGVPCTRVENACAASGSALRQAVMAVRSGMADLVLAGGVEVMTDASAEATKYWLGVSGETEWERMAGTTFSGVYAQMADAYLREYDAPRRALSAVAAKSHANGARNPKAHLGFECSVEDAEAAAVVADPLTLYHCCPTSDGAAAVLVASEDAAASFDERVRVAGVGAASDRVGLFQRDTYTRIPASESAAATAYDRAGVDDPRVDLDFAEVHDCFAIAELLAYEDLGFCDRGEAAALASDGVTAAAGDLPVNTSGGLKSKGHPIGATGAGQAVEAFDQLTGAAGERQLDDPQRGLTHNVGGSGGAAVVHVFEAAGVTGA, encoded by the coding sequence ATGAGCGACGCCTACATCGTGGGGGCGGGCCAGTCGTCGTTCGGCTCGTTCCCCGAGGCGACGTATCGGACCCTCTTCCGCGAGGCGTACGAGGCCGCCAGGCCGGCTGATCTCGACGCGACCGACGTCGACGAGGCGTTCGTCGGCACGCTCGGCGTCGGCGGCAGACAGCTCGGCCTCGCCGGTCCCGCCGTCACCGAGCACGTCGGCCTCCACGGGGTTCCCTGTACGCGCGTGGAGAACGCCTGTGCCGCCTCCGGCTCCGCGCTCCGCCAGGCCGTGATGGCGGTGCGCTCGGGAATGGCGGACCTCGTCCTCGCGGGCGGCGTCGAGGTGATGACGGACGCCTCCGCCGAGGCGACGAAGTACTGGCTGGGCGTCTCCGGAGAGACGGAGTGGGAGCGGATGGCCGGAACGACGTTCTCCGGCGTGTACGCACAGATGGCGGACGCGTATCTCCGGGAGTACGACGCGCCCCGTCGAGCGCTCTCTGCGGTCGCCGCCAAGAGCCACGCGAACGGCGCGCGGAATCCGAAGGCGCACCTCGGCTTCGAGTGCTCGGTCGAGGACGCCGAGGCGGCCGCCGTCGTCGCCGACCCGCTCACGCTGTATCACTGCTGTCCGACGAGCGACGGCGCCGCCGCGGTGCTGGTCGCGAGCGAGGACGCCGCCGCGTCCTTCGACGAGCGCGTTCGGGTCGCCGGCGTCGGGGCCGCCTCCGACCGCGTCGGGCTGTTCCAGCGGGACACCTACACGCGGATCCCCGCCAGCGAGTCGGCCGCGGCGACGGCGTACGACCGCGCCGGCGTCGACGACCCGCGGGTCGACCTCGACTTCGCCGAGGTGCACGACTGCTTCGCCATCGCCGAGCTGCTCGCCTACGAGGATCTCGGGTTCTGCGATCGGGGTGAGGCGGCCGCGCTCGCAAGCGACGGCGTCACGGCCGCCGCCGGCGACCTCCCCGTCAACACCTCCGGCGGGCTGAAGTCGAAGGGCCACCCGATCGGCGCGACCGGCGCCGGACAGGCGGTCGAGGCGTTCGATCAGCTGACCGGCGCTGCCGGCGAGCGCCAGCTCGACGACCCCCAGCGCGGGCTGACGCACAACGTCGGCGGGTCCGGCGGCGCGGCCGTGGTTCACGTGTTCGAGGCGGCGGGGGTGACCGGCGCGTGA